One segment of Streptomyces roseifaciens DNA contains the following:
- a CDS encoding ROK family transcriptional regulator: protein MAGTPGTPRVLRAMNDRAALELLVAHGPLTRTRLGELTGLSKPTAAQLLTRLETAGLVRRTGSVTGRPGPSAGLYEIDPGIAHVAALSVGPEGVTALVADIAGTVAGEHRASAEQGEGAAKLVARAVDGALAAAGLGRDALHRTVIGTPGALDPRTGLLRYAPHLPDWRSPALPDELAAITGTPVVVENDVNLAAVAEQHAGAARGFANYVLLWADEGVGAAVVLGGTLLRGATGGAGEIGYMPLPGAPLARGGDDATAGPDGGGGFQMLVASPAVVALARAHGIDARTAPEALARAAAEPGAGDDVHAELGRRLALGLAAVVAVVDPELVVLSGAVCRAGGERLRAMVEAELTGLALPRPLLRLSTVEDRPVLAGALQTALAAARETVFDTA from the coding sequence ATGGCCGGAACCCCGGGGACGCCGCGCGTGCTGCGCGCCATGAACGACCGCGCCGCCCTGGAGCTGCTCGTCGCGCACGGCCCCCTCACCCGCACCCGCCTCGGCGAGCTGACCGGCCTGTCCAAGCCCACCGCCGCCCAGCTGCTCACCCGCCTGGAGACCGCCGGCCTGGTGCGCCGCACCGGCAGCGTCACCGGACGACCCGGGCCCAGCGCCGGGCTGTACGAGATCGACCCGGGCATCGCCCACGTCGCCGCGCTGTCCGTCGGCCCCGAGGGCGTCACCGCGCTCGTCGCCGACATCGCCGGTACGGTGGCAGGCGAGCACCGCGCGTCCGCGGAGCAGGGCGAGGGGGCGGCGAAGCTCGTCGCCCGGGCCGTCGACGGCGCCCTCGCCGCCGCCGGGCTCGGCCGTGACGCGCTGCACCGCACCGTCATCGGCACCCCCGGCGCCCTCGACCCGCGCACAGGCCTCCTGCGCTACGCCCCGCACCTGCCGGACTGGCGCTCCCCCGCCCTGCCGGACGAGCTCGCCGCGATCACCGGCACGCCCGTCGTCGTCGAGAACGACGTCAACCTCGCCGCCGTCGCCGAGCAGCACGCCGGGGCGGCCCGGGGCTTCGCGAACTACGTCCTGCTGTGGGCGGACGAGGGCGTCGGCGCCGCCGTCGTCCTGGGCGGCACCCTGCTGCGCGGCGCGACCGGCGGCGCCGGAGAGATCGGCTACATGCCGCTGCCGGGCGCACCGCTCGCGCGCGGCGGGGACGATGCCACCGCGGGCCCCGACGGCGGCGGCGGATTCCAGATGCTCGTCGCCTCCCCGGCCGTCGTCGCGCTCGCCCGCGCCCACGGCATCGACGCCCGTACGGCCCCCGAGGCCCTCGCCCGCGCGGCGGCGGAACCCGGCGCGGGCGACGACGTCCACGCCGAACTGGGCAGGCGGCTGGCCCTCGGGCTCGCGGCGGTCGTCGCCGTGGTCGACCCCGAACTGGTGGTGCTCTCCGGCGCGGTGTGCCGGGCGGGCGGCGAGCGGCTGCGCGCCATGGTGGAGGCCGAGCTCACCGGCCTGGCCCTGCCCCGGCCGCTGCTGCGGCTGAGCACCGTGGAGGACCGGCCGGTCCTGGCCGGGGCGCTGCAGACCGCACTCGCGGCGGCCCGGGAGACCGTGTTCGACACGGCGTGA
- a CDS encoding FBP domain-containing protein: MQSLADNDIRASFINCSKGEARRIALPRNLSELPWEDLDFLGWRDPGAPDRGYVVAEREGKLVGVTLRVPQGGPRSMAKSTMCSLCLTAHPGSGVSLLAARRVGPAGREGNTVGAYMCADLACSLYMRGKKVPQMAMRYKETLSVEERISRMLVNLDDFLGKVERG; encoded by the coding sequence ATGCAATCCCTCGCCGACAACGACATACGCGCGTCCTTCATCAACTGCTCCAAGGGGGAGGCGCGCCGGATCGCCCTCCCGCGCAACCTCTCGGAACTCCCCTGGGAGGACCTCGACTTCCTGGGCTGGCGGGACCCGGGTGCGCCGGACCGCGGCTACGTCGTCGCCGAGCGCGAGGGGAAGCTCGTCGGCGTGACCCTGCGGGTGCCGCAGGGCGGGCCGCGGAGCATGGCGAAGTCCACGATGTGCTCGCTGTGCCTGACCGCGCACCCGGGCTCGGGCGTCTCCCTGCTCGCCGCCCGGCGGGTCGGCCCGGCCGGGCGCGAGGGCAACACGGTCGGCGCGTACATGTGTGCGGACCTGGCCTGCTCGCTCTACATGCGCGGCAAGAAGGTCCCGCAGATGGCGATGCGCTACAAGGAGACGCTGAGCGTGGAGGAGCGGATCTCCCGCATGCTCGTGAACCTGGACGACTTCCTGGGCAAGGTCGAGCGCGGCTAG
- a CDS encoding mechanosensitive ion channel family protein — MFWSAAPPAEDTTPRPVSLDEAQRTANDAAGWVEENWSVWLSNGLRIILIVVIAVVMRSLIRRAITKLIARMNRTASAVDGTALGGLLVNAERRRQRSEAIGSVLRSVASFLIMGTAALTVLSVLKINLAPLLASAGVAGVAIGFGARNLVTDFLSGVFMILEDQYGVGDTIDAGVASGEVIEVGLRVTKLRGADGEIWYVRNGEVKRIGNLSQGWATAGVDVQVRSDEDLDRVREILVRTGEEMQKAEPWTERLWEPVEVLGLSATYLDSVVVRVSAKTMPGKALGVERELRWRIKQALDAEGIRIVGRPPEANLETDGSDPMAAVAAPSALANPASPQSQATTPIPPAVPGAALGK, encoded by the coding sequence GTGTTCTGGTCCGCCGCCCCGCCCGCAGAAGACACGACGCCCCGTCCTGTCTCTCTCGACGAGGCACAACGGACGGCGAACGACGCCGCCGGCTGGGTCGAGGAGAACTGGTCCGTCTGGCTCAGCAACGGCCTGCGCATCATCCTGATCGTGGTGATCGCGGTGGTGATGCGCTCCCTGATCCGGCGCGCCATCACCAAGCTCATAGCGCGCATGAACCGCACGGCCTCGGCCGTCGACGGCACGGCGCTCGGCGGTCTGCTCGTCAACGCCGAGCGGCGCCGGCAGCGCTCGGAGGCCATCGGCTCCGTGCTGCGCAGCGTCGCCTCGTTCCTGATCATGGGCACGGCCGCGCTGACCGTGCTGTCGGTGCTGAAGATCAACCTGGCCCCGCTGCTGGCGAGCGCCGGCGTGGCGGGCGTCGCCATCGGTTTCGGCGCCCGCAACCTCGTCACCGACTTCCTCTCGGGCGTCTTCATGATCCTGGAGGACCAGTACGGCGTCGGCGACACGATCGACGCCGGGGTCGCCTCCGGCGAGGTGATCGAGGTGGGCCTGCGCGTCACCAAGCTGCGCGGCGCGGACGGCGAGATCTGGTACGTGCGCAACGGCGAGGTCAAGCGCATCGGCAACCTGAGCCAGGGCTGGGCCACGGCCGGCGTCGACGTCCAGGTCCGCTCGGACGAGGACCTGGACCGGGTCCGCGAGATCCTCGTCCGCACGGGTGAGGAGATGCAGAAGGCCGAGCCGTGGACCGAGCGGCTGTGGGAGCCCGTCGAGGTGCTGGGCCTGAGCGCGACCTACCTCGACTCGGTGGTCGTCCGGGTCTCCGCCAAGACCATGCCGGGCAAGGCGCTCGGCGTCGAGCGCGAGCTGCGCTGGCGCATCAAGCAGGCGCTGGACGCGGAGGGCATCCGCATCGTGGGCCGCCCGCCGGAGGCGAATCTGGAGACGGACGGGTCCGACCCGATGGCGGCCGTGGCCGCTCCGTCCGCCCTGGCGAACCCGGCGTCCCCGCAGTCCCAGGCCACGACGCCCATACCGCCGGCGGTGCCGGGCGCGGCCCTCGGCAAGTGA
- a CDS encoding HNH endonuclease, whose amino-acid sequence MPHVLVLNASYEPLGVVPLRRALILVLNEKAVSLEDTGAYMHSATCTIPAPSVVRLKRFVRVPFRGPVPLTRRALFARDGGRCAYCGGVATSVDHVVPRSRGGQHAWENVVAACRRCNHVKADRHVAELGWRLRHQPAPPSGLAWRIIGTGHRDPRWLPYLEAFGAEDAMARIDGISA is encoded by the coding sequence GTGCCGCACGTCCTGGTCCTCAACGCGTCGTACGAGCCGCTCGGCGTCGTACCGCTCCGCCGCGCGCTCATACTCGTCCTCAATGAGAAGGCCGTCAGCCTCGAGGACACCGGCGCCTACATGCACAGCGCAACCTGCACCATCCCCGCTCCCAGCGTCGTCCGCCTCAAACGCTTCGTGCGCGTGCCCTTTCGGGGGCCCGTCCCGCTCACCCGCCGTGCACTCTTCGCCCGTGACGGCGGGCGCTGTGCGTACTGCGGTGGCGTCGCAACCAGCGTCGATCACGTGGTCCCGCGCAGCCGCGGCGGCCAGCACGCCTGGGAGAACGTGGTGGCGGCCTGCCGCCGCTGCAATCACGTCAAGGCCGACCGGCACGTCGCCGAGCTGGGGTGGCGGCTGCGTCACCAGCCCGCGCCGCCGTCCGGGCTGGCCTGGCGCATCATCGGCACGGGCCATAGGGACCCGCGCTGGCTGCCTTATCTCGAGGCATTCGGCGCGGAGGACGCGATGGCCCGGATCGACGGCATTTCCGCCTGA
- a CDS encoding beta-N-acetylhexosaminidase family protein: protein MHFRGSDSSPGGHGPVRPRRAGVTVLAAALLGGLLAGAPGTVAAPRPGDAAAAAPDPQAEGALPPVWPRPQASRALGSYAQVGDEVTLMAEPGTDPYAVEALRDVLHAAGARTVVDAAPGGTPPPRGLIVYAGGQGAEEALRALGAPGAGDLPAGGYRLATGQVAGRPTAALAGAGSDGLFHAAQTLRQLTVERGGAKGFAGAVVRDWPGTAVRGLSEGFYGEPWSREQRLAQLDFMGRTKQNRYLYAPGDDPYRQARWRAAYPAAQREEFRALAERARRNHVTLAWAVTPGQSMCFSSAEDLRALKRKVDGMWALGFRAFQLQFQDVSYSEWHCGADADEFGSGPKAAAKAQAKVAGALAAHLAAKGAEAAPLSLLPTEYYQDGRTAFRRVLAERLDPRVEVAWTGVGVVPKTITGGELSDARAAFGHPLVTMDNYPVNDFAQDRIFLGPYTGREPAVATGSAALLANASSQAAVSRIPLFTAADYAWNPRGYRPEESWRAAVDDLAGPDPRTREALRALAGNDASSVLGGTESAYLRPLLDAFWTALSGTDAKARDEAAGRLRAAFGTMREAQQRLSGSFGGEVGPWLEQLARHGEAGTRALDMLLAQARGDGAEAWRAQLDVQRLRGRIKDSPVTVGKGVLTPFLDQALARANGWTGVDRPVRSAGRATDGNPATALTPAAGEPLTVRLEGPRPLTAVTVLTAPAPGARGTAWARDVSKGWQPLGAVSDGGWTQLAGKGMRADALRVVWEGGGTPPPVHEIAPWFADTPSADVELTRAEADAELGGRPAAVEVRMINRRPEEVREKLVVKAPEGVSVKAPAEVAVARGGVATARIELTVPAGGAARTFTVPVRLGDQERTLTVRAYPQAGGPDLARGASLSSSGGGRQLELARPVRLGRLVLHWRDGQDGEEEEARCRVQVSADGRTWRDAAAASGEGGAETVRMDAPDTRFVRVQGGRAGDALRGVEAYAVGRP, encoded by the coding sequence GTGCACTTCCGGGGCAGCGACTCCTCACCCGGCGGCCACGGGCCCGTGCGCCCCCGGCGCGCCGGGGTCACCGTCCTCGCGGCGGCCCTGCTGGGCGGGCTGCTGGCGGGCGCGCCCGGCACCGTCGCGGCGCCGCGGCCCGGCGACGCCGCCGCGGCCGCACCCGATCCGCAGGCCGAGGGCGCCCTGCCGCCGGTGTGGCCGCGGCCGCAGGCCTCGCGCGCGCTGGGCTCGTACGCCCAGGTCGGCGACGAGGTCACCCTGATGGCCGAGCCGGGCACCGACCCGTACGCGGTCGAGGCGCTGCGCGACGTCCTGCACGCCGCGGGCGCGCGGACGGTCGTGGACGCGGCCCCGGGCGGCACGCCGCCCCCGCGCGGCCTGATCGTCTACGCGGGCGGGCAGGGCGCGGAGGAGGCGCTGCGGGCGCTGGGCGCGCCCGGGGCCGGGGACCTGCCGGCCGGCGGGTACCGGCTGGCGACGGGCCAGGTGGCGGGCCGGCCGACGGCCGCGCTCGCGGGCGCGGGATCCGACGGGCTCTTCCACGCGGCGCAGACGCTGCGGCAGCTGACGGTGGAGCGGGGCGGAGCGAAGGGCTTCGCCGGGGCGGTGGTCCGCGACTGGCCGGGCACGGCGGTGCGGGGCCTGTCCGAGGGCTTCTACGGGGAGCCGTGGTCGCGCGAACAGCGGCTGGCGCAGCTGGACTTCATGGGCCGCACCAAGCAGAACCGCTATCTGTACGCGCCGGGCGACGACCCGTACCGGCAGGCCCGCTGGCGCGCCGCCTACCCCGCGGCGCAGCGCGAGGAGTTCCGGGCGCTGGCCGAGCGGGCCCGCCGCAACCACGTGACGCTGGCCTGGGCGGTGACGCCGGGGCAGTCGATGTGCTTCTCCTCGGCCGAGGACCTGCGGGCCCTCAAGCGCAAGGTGGACGGCATGTGGGCGCTGGGCTTCCGCGCCTTCCAGCTGCAGTTCCAGGACGTGAGCTACAGCGAGTGGCACTGCGGGGCGGACGCGGACGAGTTCGGCTCGGGGCCGAAGGCGGCGGCGAAGGCGCAGGCGAAGGTCGCGGGCGCGCTGGCGGCGCACCTGGCGGCGAAGGGGGCGGAGGCGGCCCCGCTGTCGCTGCTGCCCACCGAGTACTACCAGGACGGGCGGACGGCGTTCCGGCGGGTGCTCGCGGAGCGGCTCGACCCGCGCGTGGAGGTGGCGTGGACGGGCGTCGGGGTGGTGCCGAAGACCATCACCGGCGGCGAACTGTCCGACGCCCGGGCCGCCTTCGGTCACCCGCTGGTGACGATGGACAACTACCCGGTCAACGACTTCGCGCAGGACCGTATCTTCCTCGGGCCGTACACCGGCCGGGAGCCGGCCGTCGCGACGGGCTCCGCCGCGCTGCTGGCCAACGCCTCGTCGCAGGCCGCCGTCTCGCGCATCCCGCTGTTCACGGCGGCCGACTACGCCTGGAACCCGCGCGGCTACCGCCCCGAGGAGTCCTGGCGGGCCGCGGTCGACGACCTGGCCGGGCCGGACCCGCGCACCCGGGAGGCGCTGCGGGCCCTGGCGGGCAACGACGCCTCGTCGGTGCTCGGCGGCACCGAGTCGGCGTACCTGCGCCCGCTGCTGGACGCGTTCTGGACGGCCCTGTCGGGGACGGACGCCAAGGCGCGGGACGAGGCGGCGGGCCGGCTGCGGGCCGCCTTCGGCACCATGCGGGAGGCGCAGCAGCGCCTGTCGGGGTCCTTCGGCGGCGAGGTGGGCCCGTGGCTGGAGCAGCTCGCGCGGCACGGCGAGGCGGGGACGCGGGCGCTGGACATGCTGCTCGCCCAGGCCCGCGGCGACGGCGCGGAGGCCTGGCGGGCCCAGCTGGACGTGCAGCGGCTGCGCGGGCGGATCAAGGACAGCCCGGTGACGGTCGGCAAGGGCGTGCTCACCCCCTTCCTCGACCAGGCCCTGGCGCGCGCGAACGGCTGGACGGGCGTGGACCGGCCGGTGCGCTCCGCGGGCCGGGCCACCGACGGGAACCCGGCCACCGCCCTCACGCCGGCCGCGGGCGAACCGCTGACCGTACGGCTGGAGGGGCCGCGGCCGCTGACGGCCGTCACCGTGCTCACCGCGCCCGCGCCGGGCGCGCGCGGCACGGCCTGGGCGCGCGACGTCTCCAAGGGGTGGCAGCCGCTGGGCGCCGTGTCGGACGGCGGCTGGACGCAGCTGGCCGGCAAGGGGATGCGGGCGGACGCGCTGCGGGTGGTGTGGGAGGGGGGCGGCACGCCGCCGCCCGTCCACGAGATCGCCCCGTGGTTCGCGGACACGCCCTCGGCCGACGTGGAGCTCACGCGCGCCGAGGCGGACGCGGAGCTCGGCGGGCGCCCGGCGGCCGTGGAGGTGCGCATGATCAACCGGCGGCCGGAGGAGGTCCGCGAGAAGCTCGTCGTGAAGGCGCCCGAGGGCGTCTCGGTCAAGGCCCCCGCCGAGGTGGCCGTGGCGCGCGGCGGGGTGGCCACCGCCCGGATCGAGCTCACGGTCCCGGCGGGCGGCGCGGCCCGTACCTTCACCGTCCCGGTCCGCCTCGGCGACCAGGAGCGGACCCTGACCGTACGGGCGTACCCGCAGGCGGGCGGCCCGGACCTGGCGCGCGGCGCTTCCCTGAGCTCCTCGGGCGGCGGCCGGCAGCTGGAGCTGGCCCGCCCCGTACGGCTGGGGCGGCTGGTGCTGCACTGGCGGGACGGGCAGGACGGCGAGGAGGAGGAGGCCCGCTGCCGCGTCCAGGTGTCGGCGGACGGCCGCACCTGGCGGGACGCGGCCGCGGCCTCCGGCGAGGGGGGCGCGGAGACGGTGCGCATGGACGCGCCGGACACGCGCTTCGTACGGGTGCAGGGCGGGAGGGCCGGGGACGCCCTGCGGGGAGTGGAGGCCTACGCGGTGGGCCGCCCCTGA
- the malQ gene encoding 4-alpha-glucanotransferase — MARARLAVLHGIATSYSPAPGRSVGVPEETVVAVLAALGVDASTPASVGEALAAHEDAARRRLLPATVVLRTGRGALPALPPGTEMCVETENGDVVVLDPAAGAAPGALPLGTHLLRAHAPDGRSAAASLIVAPDRLPAPPRRGHGFLVQLYSLLSARSWGMGDLGDLAALADWSGRTFGTDFVQVNPLHAAVPGAGGAPTDPSPYRPSSRRFPDPVHLRVEDVPEFGLLTGERRERAAQLLGRAAALRDAVLHKGELIDRDAVWEVKRRALELVRTVPLGPARLAAYEAFRAGQGRALEDHSTWCALAEVHGPDWRTWPGGLRDPRSADTARARADLADRVDFHSRLAWLTDEQLAAAQRTARAAGMRVGLVHDLAVGVHPSGADTWAQQDAFAEGMSVGAPPDAFSPRGQDWGLPPWRPDALEACGYRPYRELLRGLLRHAGGLRIDHVMGLFRLWWVPQGAEPTQGAYVRYDPEAMLGVLALEAHRAGAAVVGEDLGTVEPGVREALAERGVLGTSVLWFERDYRDHTAGDAAPLPPGRWRTGCLATATTHDLPSTAARLTGDHVALRHRLGLLTRPLDEERQEDAREVGEWLELFRRLGLLPEGPCDEETAVLAVHRYLLRTPARLVGVWLPDAVGDRRPQNLPGTWDQYPNWRLPVAGPDGRPLSLEELAASPRLRALMAEVGAAAGP; from the coding sequence ATGGCCAGAGCGCGGCTCGCCGTACTGCACGGCATCGCGACGTCGTACAGCCCCGCCCCCGGCCGCAGCGTCGGCGTGCCGGAGGAGACCGTCGTCGCCGTCCTCGCCGCCCTCGGCGTCGACGCCTCCACGCCCGCCTCCGTGGGCGAGGCCCTGGCCGCCCACGAGGACGCGGCCCGCCGCAGGCTGCTGCCCGCCACGGTGGTCCTGCGCACCGGGCGCGGCGCGCTGCCCGCCCTGCCGCCGGGCACCGAGATGTGCGTGGAGACGGAGAACGGGGACGTCGTCGTCCTGGACCCCGCTGCCGGGGCCGCCCCCGGCGCACTCCCGCTCGGCACGCACCTGCTGCGCGCCCACGCCCCCGACGGCCGGTCCGCCGCCGCGTCCCTGATCGTCGCTCCGGACCGGCTGCCCGCCCCGCCCCGGCGCGGACACGGCTTCCTCGTCCAGCTCTACTCCCTGCTCTCCGCCCGCTCCTGGGGCATGGGCGACCTCGGCGACCTGGCCGCGCTCGCCGACTGGTCCGGCCGCACCTTCGGCACGGACTTCGTCCAGGTCAACCCCCTGCACGCGGCCGTGCCCGGCGCGGGCGGCGCCCCCACCGACCCCTCGCCCTACCGGCCCTCCTCCCGCCGCTTCCCCGACCCCGTCCACCTGCGCGTCGAGGACGTGCCCGAGTTCGGGCTGCTCACCGGCGAGCGCCGCGAGCGCGCCGCGCAGCTCCTCGGCCGGGCCGCCGCCCTGCGCGACGCCGTGCTCCACAAGGGCGAGCTCATCGACCGCGACGCGGTCTGGGAGGTCAAGCGGCGCGCCCTGGAGCTCGTCCGCACCGTGCCGCTGGGCCCCGCCCGCCTCGCCGCGTACGAGGCCTTCCGCGCCGGGCAGGGCCGCGCCCTGGAGGACCACAGCACCTGGTGCGCGCTCGCCGAGGTGCACGGGCCGGACTGGCGCACCTGGCCGGGCGGCCTCCGCGACCCCCGTTCGGCGGACACCGCCCGCGCCCGCGCCGACCTGGCCGACCGCGTCGACTTCCACAGCCGGCTCGCCTGGCTCACCGACGAGCAGCTCGCGGCCGCCCAGCGCACCGCCAGGGCGGCCGGCATGCGCGTCGGCCTCGTCCACGACCTCGCCGTCGGCGTGCACCCCTCGGGCGCGGACACCTGGGCGCAGCAGGACGCCTTCGCCGAAGGCATGTCCGTTGGCGCGCCCCCCGACGCCTTCAGCCCCCGCGGCCAGGACTGGGGCCTGCCGCCCTGGCGCCCCGACGCCCTGGAGGCCTGCGGCTACCGCCCCTACCGCGAGCTGCTGCGCGGCCTGCTGCGGCACGCGGGCGGCCTGCGCATCGACCACGTGATGGGCCTGTTCCGCCTGTGGTGGGTGCCGCAGGGCGCGGAGCCCACCCAGGGCGCGTACGTCCGCTACGACCCCGAGGCGATGCTCGGCGTCCTCGCCCTGGAGGCCCACCGGGCCGGGGCCGCGGTCGTGGGGGAGGACCTGGGCACGGTCGAGCCCGGGGTCCGCGAGGCGCTGGCCGAGCGCGGCGTGCTCGGCACGTCGGTGCTGTGGTTCGAGCGGGACTACCGGGACCACACGGCCGGGGACGCCGCACCGCTGCCCCCCGGCCGGTGGCGCACCGGCTGCCTGGCCACCGCCACCACCCACGACCTGCCCAGCACCGCCGCCCGGCTCACCGGCGACCACGTCGCCCTGCGCCACCGGCTGGGGCTGCTCACCCGCCCGCTCGACGAGGAGCGGCAGGAGGACGCGCGGGAGGTGGGCGAGTGGCTGGAGCTCTTCCGGCGGCTCGGCCTGCTGCCCGAGGGGCCCTGCGACGAGGAGACGGCCGTCCTGGCCGTCCACCGCTACCTGCTGCGCACCCCCGCCCGCCTCGTCGGCGTCTGGCTGCCGGACGCCGTCGGGGACCGCCGCCCGCAGAACCTCCCCGGCACCTGGGACCAGTACCCGAACTGGCGGCTGCCGGTCGCCGGCCCCGACGGGCGCCCGCTGTCCCTGGAGGAGCTCGCGGCCTCGCCCCGGCTGCGGGCCCTGATGGCGGAGGTGGGAGCGGCGGCGGGGCCGTAG
- a CDS encoding acyl-ACP desaturase, which produces MTIAPLRHHARAVWSDSRLLYALEEVVETELNRHLKVAKEWMPHEYVPWSDGRNFDGIMGGEAWAPEQSKVTDIGRTALVVNLLTEDNLPSYHHEIAQLFGRDGAWGTWVHRWTAEEGRHGIVMRDYLLTSRAVDPVALERFRMSHMSEGFESDNRHSMLHSVAYVAFQELATRISHRNTGHHSGDPVCDRMLARIATDENLHMVFYRNLLGKAFELAPDQTMSAVRDVVVNFRMPGHGIPGFERAAAQMAIGGIYNLRIHHDDVLQPVLRFLKVLEITGLGPEGLRAQEELGLFMNGLDDQATKFDERRAALLARRAARAEQA; this is translated from the coding sequence GTGACCATCGCCCCCCTCCGCCACCACGCCCGGGCCGTATGGAGCGACAGCCGCCTGCTGTACGCCCTCGAAGAGGTCGTCGAGACCGAGCTCAACCGGCACCTGAAGGTCGCCAAGGAGTGGATGCCGCACGAGTACGTGCCCTGGAGCGACGGGCGCAACTTCGACGGCATCATGGGCGGGGAGGCCTGGGCGCCCGAGCAGTCCAAGGTCACCGACATCGGGCGCACCGCCCTCGTGGTCAACCTCCTCACCGAGGACAACCTCCCCAGCTACCACCACGAGATCGCCCAGCTCTTCGGCCGCGACGGCGCCTGGGGCACGTGGGTGCACCGCTGGACGGCGGAGGAGGGCCGGCACGGCATCGTCATGCGGGACTACCTGCTGACCTCGCGGGCCGTCGACCCCGTCGCCCTGGAGCGGTTCCGGATGTCGCACATGAGCGAGGGCTTCGAGTCCGACAACCGGCACAGCATGCTGCACTCCGTCGCCTACGTGGCCTTCCAGGAGCTCGCCACCCGCATCTCCCACCGCAACACCGGCCACCACTCCGGTGACCCCGTCTGCGACCGGATGCTCGCCCGCATCGCCACGGACGAGAACCTCCACATGGTCTTCTACCGCAACCTGCTCGGGAAGGCGTTCGAGCTCGCGCCCGACCAGACGATGTCGGCGGTCCGCGACGTCGTCGTGAACTTCCGGATGCCCGGCCACGGCATCCCCGGCTTCGAGCGGGCCGCGGCGCAGATGGCGATCGGCGGGATCTACAACCTCCGCATCCACCACGACGACGTCCTCCAGCCGGTCCTGCGCTTCCTGAAGGTCCTGGAGATCACCGGCCTGGGCCCGGAGGGCCTCCGCGCCCAGGAGGAACTGGGCCTGTTCATGAACGGCCTCGACGACCAGGCCACGAAGTTCGACGAGCGGCGCGCCGCGCTGCTGGCGCGCCGCGCCGCGAGGGCGGAGCAGGCCTGA